Genomic window (Streptosporangiales bacterium):
ACCGGCACCTCTGACCATGGCCGACTGCGGCGGACGCGCCCAATGGCAGATACGACCTAGTCGATGCGGCGACCTTGGTCCATGACCATGACATGGTCCGCGTGGGGGAGGATCGAGTCGAGGTCGTGGCTGATCAGGGCGAGCGCGGTCCCGGTCTGGTCGGCGGTGTTCCGTAGCTTTTGCAGCACCATCGACGTGTTGATGGTGTC
Coding sequences:
- a CDS encoding ATP-binding cassette domain-containing protein codes for the protein LLDALGLDTTTPRRKPAQLSGGQLQRCALARALLAHPRLLICDEVTSALDTINTSMVLQKLRNTADQTGTALALISHDLDSILPHADHVMVMDQGRRID